Proteins encoded in a region of the Prochlorothrix hollandica PCC 9006 = CALU 1027 genome:
- a CDS encoding IMS domain-containing protein, with product MRIPLDYYRILGLPIQATSDQLQQAHRDRVLQLPRREYSGLAISARRELLDEAYNTLAQPQLRQEYDSKFVRSDGGRMEGSRQGERSQPGPHIDIEESQAVGALLLFQELGEYELVLQLGTPLLTRSAQRHQGSDGEMIYADTSLTVALAYLELGREYWHQGHYESAANALESGQDLLMREGLFTTVRGEIKGDLYKLRPYRVLELVALPDENQVERRKGIQILRDMIQERGGIDGNGDDQSGLTIDDFLRFVQQLRDYLTTEEQQALFEAEARRPSAVATYLCVYALLAQGFADHKPDLIRRAKSLLVRLGKRQDVHLEQAICALFLGQTEEASHALELSREYEAITFIRNHSHSSPDWLPGLCLYAEQWLREEVFPHFRDLALCEATLKEYFADGQVQSYLETMPRDTSALTPEWESASPFSTGVLGLRSTRTGWAEGTDPSGGSSTVAPTSGLGGDRSGGASTRLPSGSPDPAGLESGPRSIAADTAGGRTAPAPASGTRRDSDSRSSRRHRRSTTPPPSGDAPRPLSVLSDVQRGIDRPPKTASQPFKGGRMLLLGGTGLLMLWGLVFVVANLTGVFGTNSPNSTDPLANSGQLSIRLDEPLLAPFTPDPLETGLTALPTNLTTPEEAKQFVEAWLQAKGEAMGKDHNTEPLSAILTGEELRFRQRAAQSAQEEGYYATYNHEVTVEDFQVDETSPDRATVIAKVKEVAVFYKDNQVDDASSYEESLRLQYSFLKEGDQWRIDRMKFLSSEN from the coding sequence GTGCGAATCCCTCTGGATTACTATCGAATACTGGGCTTACCAATCCAGGCAACATCAGATCAGCTACAGCAGGCGCATCGAGACCGTGTGCTGCAACTGCCCCGTCGGGAATATTCTGGGCTAGCCATTAGTGCAAGGCGAGAACTTTTAGACGAAGCCTACAACACCTTGGCCCAGCCCCAGCTCCGCCAGGAGTATGACTCCAAGTTTGTGCGATCCGATGGTGGACGGATGGAGGGCAGTCGCCAGGGGGAGCGGAGCCAGCCCGGTCCCCACATTGATATTGAGGAATCCCAGGCGGTGGGGGCGCTGCTGCTATTCCAAGAACTGGGGGAATATGAACTGGTGCTGCAACTGGGTACCCCCCTCCTGACCCGATCGGCCCAACGTCACCAGGGCAGCGACGGGGAGATGATTTACGCCGACACCTCCCTGACCGTGGCCCTGGCTTACCTGGAGTTAGGGCGAGAATACTGGCACCAAGGCCACTATGAAAGCGCCGCCAACGCCCTGGAATCCGGTCAGGATCTCCTGATGCGGGAAGGTCTATTTACGACAGTCCGGGGGGAAATCAAAGGGGATCTCTATAAGCTGCGGCCCTATCGCGTCTTGGAACTGGTGGCCTTGCCGGACGAGAATCAGGTGGAACGGCGCAAAGGCATCCAGATTCTTCGGGACATGATCCAGGAACGGGGGGGCATTGATGGCAACGGCGATGATCAGTCGGGGCTGACCATTGATGACTTTTTGCGCTTTGTCCAACAGTTACGGGATTACCTAACCACAGAGGAGCAGCAAGCTTTATTTGAAGCGGAAGCCCGTCGCCCCTCGGCGGTGGCCACCTATCTTTGTGTCTATGCCCTCTTGGCCCAGGGGTTTGCGGACCATAAGCCGGACCTGATTCGTCGGGCTAAATCCCTGTTGGTGCGCCTGGGCAAACGGCAGGATGTTCATCTGGAGCAGGCCATTTGTGCCCTGTTCCTGGGGCAAACGGAGGAAGCCAGCCATGCCCTGGAGCTGAGTCGGGAATATGAGGCCATCACCTTCATTCGCAACCATTCCCACAGTTCCCCCGATTGGTTGCCAGGACTGTGCCTGTATGCGGAGCAATGGCTCCGGGAAGAGGTGTTCCCCCATTTTCGGGATTTGGCTCTGTGCGAAGCCACCCTCAAGGAATACTTTGCCGATGGCCAGGTGCAAAGCTATTTGGAAACCATGCCGAGGGACACCAGTGCCCTAACCCCAGAGTGGGAAAGTGCCAGCCCCTTTAGCACGGGGGTCTTGGGGCTGCGATCGACCCGCACCGGTTGGGCCGAGGGCACGGATCCCAGCGGGGGCAGTTCTACTGTGGCTCCCACGTCTGGACTGGGGGGCGATCGTAGCGGCGGAGCCTCAACCCGTTTGCCTAGTGGCTCCCCGGATCCGGCGGGGTTGGAGAGTGGGCCGCGATCGATCGCCGCCGATACCGCTGGTGGCCGCACCGCCCCCGCCCCTGCCAGTGGAACCCGCCGCGATTCGGACAGTCGCAGCAGCCGTCGCCACCGCCGCTCCACCACCCCGCCCCCCAGTGGCGATGCTCCCCGCCCCCTCTCCGTGCTATCGGATGTACAGCGGGGAATCGATCGGCCCCCTAAAACCGCCAGTCAGCCCTTCAAGGGGGGACGCATGTTGCTATTGGGGGGCACGGGTCTATTGATGCTCTGGGGCTTGGTGTTTGTGGTGGCCAATTTAACGGGGGTGTTCGGTACCAACAGCCCCAATTCGACCGACCCCTTGGCGAACAGTGGCCAACTGAGCATCCGTCTGGATGAACCCCTGCTGGCTCCCTTCACCCCTGACCCCCTGGAGACCGGCCTGACGGCCCTCCCCACCAACCTCACCACCCCAGAGGAGGCGAAACAATTCGTGGAAGCATGGCTCCAGGCGAAGGGGGAAGCCATGGGCAAGGATCACAATACGGAACCCCTGAGTGCCATTTTGACGGGGGAGGAACTCCGATTTCGCCAAAGAGCGGCCCAATCTGCCCAGGAAGAAGGCTACTATGCCACCTACAACCATGAGGTGACGGTGGAGGACTTCCAAGTTGATGAAACTAGCCCCGATCGGGCCACGGTCATTGCCAAGGTTAAAGAAGTGGCGGTTTTTTATAAGGACAATCAGGTGGATGATGCCTCGTCCTATGAAGAAAGTCTGCGGTTACAATACAGTTTTTTGAAGGAAGGGGATCAGTGGCGCATCGATCGCATGAAGTTTTTATCATCGGAAAATTAG
- a CDS encoding NAD(P)/FAD-dependent oxidoreductase, with amino-acid sequence MTTATAFPPDFNPDSAAPFPAPDTTPTPPRICILGGGFGGLYTALRLGQLAWDGETPPEIVLIDQGDRFVFLPLLYELVTEELETWEIAPPFTELLQHTPVRFVQGTVSAIDVAEQRVMLADGQGFHWDRLVLALGSETPLGGVPGVADHALAFRTVQDVYQLKERLRLLEQSHRDKIRVAIVGAGYSGIELACKLADRLGDRGRIRLIERDYQILSHSPEFNRESVRQSLQERGIWLDLETTVQSISADSIALDYRNEVESIPVDLVLWTVGNQVVPVVQSLPLPRTPQGRLSIEPTLQVVGHPHIFALGDLAEGRDGSGQKIPPTAQAAFQQADYAGWNLWASLEDRPLLPFRYQHLGEMMALGIDSATVSGLGLSLNGPLAHVMRRLAYLYRMPTLEHQLRVGFHWITRPFQDFLNPSKLD; translated from the coding sequence GTGACCACTGCCACCGCTTTTCCCCCAGATTTTAATCCCGACAGCGCCGCCCCCTTCCCCGCCCCGGACACCACCCCCACTCCCCCGCGCATCTGCATCCTGGGGGGAGGTTTTGGAGGGCTGTATACCGCTCTGCGCCTGGGGCAATTGGCCTGGGACGGGGAGACTCCGCCGGAGATTGTTTTAATTGACCAGGGCGATCGCTTCGTCTTTTTGCCCCTCCTCTATGAATTGGTGACCGAAGAACTGGAAACCTGGGAAATTGCCCCCCCCTTCACGGAATTGCTCCAACATACCCCTGTGCGCTTTGTCCAGGGAACCGTGAGCGCCATTGATGTGGCTGAGCAACGGGTGATGCTGGCGGATGGCCAGGGGTTTCATTGGGATCGCTTGGTCTTGGCCCTGGGCAGCGAAACGCCCCTAGGGGGAGTGCCGGGGGTGGCCGACCATGCCTTGGCCTTCCGCACGGTGCAGGATGTCTACCAGTTGAAGGAACGCCTGCGCCTATTAGAACAAAGTCACCGGGACAAAATCCGGGTGGCCATTGTGGGGGCGGGCTATAGCGGCATTGAGTTGGCCTGTAAGCTGGCGGATCGCCTCGGCGATCGGGGCCGGATCCGCCTCATCGAGCGGGACTATCAAATTTTGTCCCATTCCCCAGAATTTAACCGGGAATCCGTGCGCCAATCCCTCCAGGAGCGGGGCATTTGGCTGGATCTGGAAACCACGGTCCAGTCCATCAGCGCTGACTCCATCGCCCTGGACTATCGGAACGAGGTGGAATCGATTCCCGTGGATCTGGTGCTGTGGACGGTGGGCAATCAGGTGGTGCCGGTGGTGCAATCCCTGCCCTTGCCCCGCACGCCCCAAGGACGGCTGTCCATTGAGCCGACCCTCCAGGTGGTGGGCCACCCCCATATTTTTGCCCTGGGAGACTTGGCGGAGGGTCGGGATGGCAGCGGCCAAAAAATACCCCCCACGGCCCAAGCTGCGTTTCAACAGGCGGACTATGCGGGCTGGAATCTGTGGGCCTCCCTGGAGGATCGGCCCCTGCTGCCGTTCCGGTACCAGCACCTGGGGGAAATGATGGCCCTGGGCATCGACTCCGCCACGGTTTCGGGCCTGGGTCTCTCCCTCAATGGACCCCTAGCCCATGTGATGCGCCGCTTGGCCTATCTCTACCGGATGCCGACCCTAGAACACCAACTGCGGGTTGGTTTCCATTGGATCACCCGCCCCTTCCAGGATTTCTTGAATCCCTCTAAGCTGGATTAA
- the cheB gene encoding chemotaxis-specific protein-glutamate methyltransferase CheB: MPAPPIRVFLVEDSPIALTILKRILGSSADLEIVGTASNGVDALAAIPGARPDIVCTDFHMPRMGGLELTRRLMEDYPRPILVISASVQEEDTSNVFQILEAGALEVFPKPRTGLSSEYEKNKLDLIHKVKLLAGIKVFTQRKALAPESALPGRSTTAASLPPLKATDSPFIALDIRAPRILAIGASTGGPQALQVLLGALPASFPVPIVCVQHISEGFLPGLVSWLNQSCALTVQVAQAGTVPQAGYIYLAPDHYHLVIDAQGHFQLSNQLPSSGHRPSVTVLFNSVAAYYRRSAVGVLLTGMGNDGAVGLQTLAQAGSYTIAQDEESCVVFGMPREAIALGAAKEVLPVQNIAPVLLNRIFRSAGPR; encoded by the coding sequence ATGCCTGCCCCTCCTATTCGGGTTTTCTTGGTGGAAGACTCCCCCATTGCCCTCACCATTCTTAAACGAATCCTCGGTAGCAGTGCAGATTTGGAAATCGTGGGCACCGCCAGTAATGGCGTAGATGCCTTGGCCGCGATTCCTGGGGCGAGGCCGGATATTGTCTGTACCGATTTCCACATGCCCAGGATGGGGGGGCTGGAGCTGACCCGGCGGCTGATGGAGGATTATCCCCGCCCTATTTTGGTCATTAGTGCATCGGTGCAGGAAGAAGACACCAGTAATGTTTTTCAAATCTTGGAGGCGGGGGCGTTGGAGGTCTTCCCGAAACCCCGCACGGGTTTAAGTTCAGAATATGAGAAAAATAAGCTAGACCTGATCCATAAGGTCAAACTGTTGGCGGGGATTAAGGTGTTCACCCAGCGCAAAGCCCTAGCCCCTGAATCCGCCCTGCCGGGGCGATCGACCACCGCCGCCAGTCTTCCCCCCCTCAAGGCCACCGACTCACCGTTCATCGCCCTGGATATTCGGGCACCTCGGATCCTGGCCATTGGCGCATCCACCGGTGGTCCCCAAGCCCTGCAGGTGCTGTTGGGGGCGTTGCCTGCGTCATTTCCCGTGCCCATTGTCTGTGTCCAACACATTAGCGAAGGGTTTCTGCCGGGGTTGGTGAGTTGGCTCAATCAGTCCTGTGCCTTGACGGTGCAGGTGGCCCAAGCCGGAACAGTGCCCCAGGCCGGTTATATTTACCTTGCCCCGGATCATTACCATTTGGTGATTGATGCCCAAGGCCATTTCCAGTTGTCGAACCAGCTCCCCAGTTCTGGCCATCGCCCCTCCGTGACGGTGTTGTTCAACAGTGTGGCGGCCTATTATCGGCGATCGGCGGTGGGAGTCTTGTTAACGGGCATGGGCAATGATGGGGCGGTAGGACTCCAGACCCTGGCCCAGGCGGGCAGCTACACCATTGCCCAAGATGAAGAGAGCTGTGTGGTTTTTGGGATGCCTCGGGAGGCGATCGCCCTGGGGGCCGCCAAGGAGGTGTTGCCGGTGCAGAACATTGCCCCCGTCTTACTCAATCGTATTTTTCGATCGGCGGGACCCCGTTAA